From Streptomyces sp. NBC_00683, one genomic window encodes:
- a CDS encoding flavodoxin family protein codes for MATRSFLFLLGSSRADGNTETLARLAAEQLPADAGQRWLHLRDLPLPDFEDLRHADGEHLPPTGHAATLLEATLAATDVVIASPLYWYSVSTSTKRYLDHWSGWLRLPGVDFKQRMAGKTLWGVTALADSDPAVAEPLAGTLRISGQYLGMRWGGVLLGNGSKPGDVLSDTAALTRAKTFFS; via the coding sequence ATGGCCACGCGCAGCTTCCTCTTCCTGCTCGGCAGCAGCCGCGCCGACGGCAACACCGAGACGCTCGCCCGGCTCGCCGCCGAGCAGCTCCCGGCCGATGCCGGGCAGCGCTGGCTGCACCTGCGGGACCTGCCGCTGCCCGACTTCGAGGACCTGAGGCACGCGGACGGCGAGCACCTGCCCCCGACCGGGCACGCCGCGACGCTGCTGGAGGCCACGCTCGCCGCCACCGACGTGGTCATCGCCTCGCCGCTGTACTGGTACTCGGTCTCCACCTCCACCAAGCGCTACCTGGACCACTGGTCGGGCTGGCTGAGGCTGCCCGGCGTCGACTTCAAGCAGCGGATGGCCGGCAAGACCCTGTGGGGGGTCACGGCACTCGCGGACTCTGATCCCGCGGTCGCCGAGCCGCTGGCGGGCACCCTGAGGATCTCCGGTCAGTACCTGGGGATGCGGTGGGGCGGGGTACTGCTGGGCAACGGCAGCAAGCCCGGTGACGTCCTGTCCGACACCGCGGCGCTGACCCGGGCCAAGACCTTCTTCAGCTGA